The following coding sequences lie in one Candidatus Nitrospira allomarina genomic window:
- a CDS encoding DEAD/DEAH box helicase, which yields MSSTALSQFGALGVSATLVGVLNKLGITEPTPIQIQAIPPALEGRDVLGCAQTGTGKTAAFAIPIIERLAGGPKGHPRAMILAPTRELAFQIQETVDKYGRVRGIFATTLVGGADMNAQVRGLRQRPDIIVATPGRLLDHMWQGTVSFAKLQMVVLDEADRMLDMGFAPQLNQIIEALPETRQTLLFSATMPNNLADLARMSLNDPFKALVAKSATPAEGVTHTVHHTANSDKTSLLLSILKETEGSVLVFTRTKHRADRIGETLEKVGCRVAVLHAGRRLPQRRAALEGFRRGRFEILVATDIAARGLDVDDIQHVINYDLPHVPEDYIHRIGRTARKNTKGWATSFVTGEDNRSLRMIEKLLGKAVPCAPGSRPPMPAIAPERRGPRPNSAGRGFGAPRSGSPGRHDRPAVRRPRPSTLAS from the coding sequence ATGTCTTCAACTGCGTTGTCACAGTTTGGTGCGCTTGGTGTGTCTGCTACATTGGTTGGGGTTTTGAACAAACTCGGTATAACTGAACCGACTCCGATTCAAATCCAAGCCATTCCTCCGGCCTTGGAAGGTCGGGATGTGCTGGGTTGTGCCCAGACCGGCACCGGAAAGACTGCCGCCTTTGCCATTCCCATCATTGAACGATTGGCAGGTGGTCCGAAGGGCCACCCACGTGCGATGATTTTAGCGCCAACCAGGGAATTGGCTTTTCAAATTCAAGAAACCGTTGATAAGTATGGGCGCGTGCGCGGGATTTTTGCGACTACTCTGGTGGGTGGTGCGGATATGAACGCGCAAGTTCGCGGATTACGGCAGCGTCCCGATATCATCGTCGCGACGCCGGGACGCCTCCTCGACCATATGTGGCAGGGGACGGTTTCGTTTGCCAAGCTTCAGATGGTTGTTCTGGACGAAGCCGATCGGATGCTTGATATGGGGTTTGCCCCTCAGCTTAATCAAATCATTGAGGCGTTACCGGAAACCCGGCAAACCTTACTCTTCTCGGCTACGATGCCAAATAACTTGGCGGATTTGGCGCGGATGTCTCTCAACGATCCGTTTAAAGCCCTGGTGGCGAAATCGGCCACACCGGCTGAAGGGGTGACTCATACCGTGCATCACACGGCCAATTCCGACAAAACATCCCTCCTGCTTTCTATTTTAAAGGAGACAGAGGGATCGGTCCTTGTCTTTACCCGGACCAAACATCGCGCTGATCGGATCGGGGAAACCCTGGAAAAGGTCGGTTGTCGTGTTGCAGTGTTGCATGCCGGCCGACGGCTTCCTCAACGTCGAGCGGCGCTAGAAGGGTTTCGTCGTGGACGTTTTGAAATATTAGTCGCGACTGATATTGCGGCCCGAGGATTGGACGTGGACGATATTCAACATGTGATCAACTATGATTTACCCCATGTGCCTGAGGATTATATTCATCGTATTGGTCGGACGGCGCGTAAGAATACCAAAGGTTGGGCCACGAGTTTTGTGACCGGTGAAGACAATCGTTCATTACGAATGATTGAAAAATTGCTGGGTAAGGCGGTTCCCTGCGCTCCCGGAAGCCGTCCGCCAATGCCGGCCATTGCACCGGAGAGACGTGGGCCTCGGCCTAATTCCGCGGGTAGAGGATTTGGTGCTCCTCGTTCGGGGAGCCCTGGCAGGCATGATCGACCGGCCGTTCGTCGACCGCGTCCGTCAACCTTAGCTTCCTAA
- a CDS encoding glutathione peroxidase — translation MSTIFDITCRNIQGKDETLASKKGQVLLIVNTASKCGFTPQFQGLEDLYKKYHSQGLEILGFPCNQFGTQDPGENEEILAFCQTNYGVTFPMFAKVDVNGPDAHPLFKHLKAEAPGVLGSEAIKWNFTKFLVDQAGAVKERYAPATKPSDLESDIAALLNAKAKQA, via the coding sequence ATGAGTACCATTTTCGACATCACCTGCCGGAACATCCAGGGAAAGGATGAAACCCTCGCCAGCAAAAAGGGTCAGGTCTTACTTATCGTCAATACGGCTTCCAAATGCGGATTCACCCCCCAGTTTCAGGGGCTGGAAGATCTCTATAAAAAATATCATTCACAAGGACTGGAGATTCTCGGATTTCCCTGCAATCAGTTTGGAACCCAGGATCCAGGGGAGAACGAGGAAATCCTCGCGTTCTGCCAAACCAATTATGGAGTGACTTTTCCGATGTTTGCCAAGGTGGACGTGAATGGGCCCGATGCTCATCCTCTCTTCAAACACCTCAAAGCCGAGGCACCGGGAGTGCTCGGATCAGAGGCTATCAAGTGGAACTTCACAAAATTTCTGGTAGACCAAGCCGGTGCGGTCAAGGAACGCTATGCCCCCGCAACCAAACCCTCAGACCTTGAGTCAGACATCGCAGCACTCCTCAACGCCAAGGCGAAGCAGGCATAA
- the glgC gene encoding glucose-1-phosphate adenylyltransferase: protein MIDVYTMILAGGRGERLLPLTQHRAKPAVPFGGKYRIIDVTLSNCLNSGIRKIAVLIQYKSHSLDRHIRRGWSIFNPELGEFVFSIPPQQRINAEWYRGTADAVHQNLFLLEQERPKFLLVLAGDHLYKMNYADMFRFMQETEADAVVGALEWPVEKARQFGVLGVDPSNRVTRFEEKPANPFPLPDDPTHAFVSMGIYLFRTEHLYEELRKDSEMPTAHDFGKNIIPNMIQNNKKVFAYNFEDENKKEVKYWRDIGTLDAYYEANMDLVGVDPHLNLYDEAWPIRTYQGQYPPAKFVFADEFKGGRRGMALDSIVSGGCIISGSLVQNCVLSPNVHIEHHAEVHDSVIMENVKIGDRSRIRRAIIDKGVVLPPDTVIGHDLQHDRQRFPVTEDGVVVVTPDSPTKS, encoded by the coding sequence ATGATTGATGTTTATACCATGATCCTTGCCGGTGGCCGTGGCGAACGGCTCCTCCCGCTCACCCAACATCGCGCCAAACCTGCGGTGCCCTTTGGAGGCAAATACCGCATCATCGACGTGACCTTGAGCAATTGCCTCAATTCGGGGATTCGCAAAATTGCCGTGCTGATCCAATATAAATCCCACTCGTTGGACCGCCACATCCGAAGAGGTTGGTCGATTTTCAACCCGGAACTGGGCGAATTCGTCTTTTCCATCCCACCGCAACAACGTATCAACGCCGAGTGGTACCGGGGCACAGCGGACGCAGTCCATCAAAACCTCTTTCTGCTGGAACAAGAACGCCCGAAGTTTTTATTAGTGCTGGCGGGAGATCACCTTTACAAAATGAACTATGCCGACATGTTCAGGTTCATGCAAGAAACGGAGGCGGATGCCGTTGTGGGTGCCCTTGAGTGGCCGGTCGAAAAAGCTCGACAGTTCGGGGTCCTTGGGGTAGATCCCTCAAACCGTGTCACCCGGTTTGAAGAAAAGCCGGCCAACCCGTTTCCCTTACCTGATGATCCCACGCATGCGTTTGTTTCCATGGGCATCTATCTTTTTCGCACAGAACACCTCTATGAAGAACTGCGAAAAGATTCCGAAATGCCCACGGCCCATGACTTCGGGAAAAATATCATTCCCAACATGATTCAGAACAACAAAAAAGTTTTTGCCTATAATTTTGAAGATGAAAACAAAAAAGAGGTTAAGTACTGGAGGGACATCGGGACCCTGGATGCCTATTACGAAGCCAACATGGATCTCGTCGGGGTTGATCCCCACCTCAACCTCTATGATGAGGCCTGGCCTATCCGCACCTACCAAGGCCAATACCCGCCCGCCAAATTTGTCTTTGCCGATGAGTTCAAGGGAGGGCGCCGAGGCATGGCACTGGATTCCATCGTCTCAGGAGGCTGCATTATCTCCGGGAGCCTGGTGCAAAATTGTGTGCTCTCACCAAACGTCCACATCGAGCATCATGCCGAAGTCCACGATTCCGTCATCATGGAAAATGTCAAAATCGGCGACCGGTCCCGTATCCGCCGGGCCATCATCGATAAGGGCGTCGTCCTTCCCCCCGATACGGTCATCGGCCACGATCTCCAGCACGATCGCCAACGCTTTCCCGTCACCGAAGACGGCGTGGTCGTTGTTACACCCGATTCACCCACAAAGTCATGA
- a CDS encoding DUF2182 domain-containing protein, which produces MSPSSPPPFPMLPKRDRITILSALIGMIILAWVYVLYLWAKMPMMNSDGPGAIMQFHPWTPVDFVFVFLMWAVMMVGMMLPGAVPMTLLYAGMVRKAERQGSLMAPTGAFVAGYLALWSVFSVGATVVQWGLHAAAMLSPMMVAQSHVVGAGLLIVAGLYQLTPWKTACLNHCRAPAHFIAEHWRPGTSGAFRLGLHHGAFCLGCCWALMGLLFVGGVMNVLWIAAISVFVFLEKVLPVGPWSGGLGWVAGIGLIVSGVGVLFLA; this is translated from the coding sequence ATGAGCCCCTCTTCTCCTCCTCCATTTCCTATGTTACCCAAGCGTGATCGGATCACGATCCTCTCAGCTCTGATTGGGATGATTATTTTGGCCTGGGTGTATGTTCTGTATCTCTGGGCGAAGATGCCCATGATGAATTCCGATGGGCCCGGGGCGATCATGCAGTTTCATCCATGGACCCCGGTGGACTTTGTGTTTGTGTTTCTGATGTGGGCTGTCATGATGGTCGGGATGATGCTGCCGGGTGCCGTCCCGATGACGTTGTTGTATGCAGGCATGGTTCGCAAGGCCGAACGGCAGGGTTCACTCATGGCTCCGACGGGGGCATTTGTGGCCGGGTATTTGGCTCTATGGAGTGTTTTTAGTGTAGGCGCGACTGTCGTGCAGTGGGGATTGCATGCAGCGGCCATGCTCTCGCCCATGATGGTGGCCCAAAGTCATGTTGTCGGTGCAGGGCTTTTAATTGTCGCTGGTCTGTATCAACTTACCCCGTGGAAGACTGCGTGCTTAAATCATTGTCGGGCACCTGCTCATTTTATTGCCGAGCATTGGCGCCCGGGCACTTCCGGCGCGTTTCGATTAGGACTTCATCATGGTGCATTTTGTCTTGGCTGCTGCTGGGCCTTGATGGGGTTGTTGTTTGTGGGTGGAGTGATGAATGTGCTCTGGATCGCGGCGATTTCGGTCTTTGTGTTTTTAGAAAAAGTGTTGCCGGTCGGCCCCTGGAGCGGAGGATTGGGATGGGTGGCCGGGATCGGCCTGATTGTGAGTGGGGTAGGCGTTTTGTTTCTGGCGTAA
- a CDS encoding DUF1326 domain-containing protein: protein MADQWMLRGVEFANCNCTYGCGCQFNAPSTNGFCEAMGSGHIEEGYFNDTRLDGLNYVMLLHWPGEIAQGNGTQQILIDARADALQREALRKILHGEATAPGATHFFVFNSTMSNVLEPQFVPIDLSIDVEARQATVNVPGLVESKGTPISNPHTGRDHRARIQLPEGFEYTVAEVGNGSTKAQAGITLNLSNSYGQFNILHMNQDGVIRN from the coding sequence ATGGCTGATCAATGGATGCTTCGTGGTGTCGAGTTTGCCAATTGCAACTGCACCTATGGGTGTGGGTGCCAGTTTAATGCCCCCTCGACCAACGGATTTTGCGAGGCCATGGGCTCGGGGCATATTGAAGAGGGGTATTTCAATGACACGCGTTTGGATGGATTGAACTATGTCATGCTTTTGCATTGGCCGGGGGAAATTGCACAAGGAAATGGAACACAGCAGATTTTAATCGATGCGCGGGCAGATGCCTTGCAACGTGAAGCCCTCCGGAAAATACTACATGGCGAGGCCACAGCCCCGGGAGCTACCCACTTTTTTGTGTTCAATAGTACGATGTCCAACGTGTTGGAACCCCAGTTTGTTCCGATTGATCTTTCCATCGATGTGGAGGCAAGACAGGCCACGGTCAATGTGCCGGGCTTGGTGGAATCGAAGGGTACACCCATCTCCAATCCTCATACCGGAAGAGATCATCGCGCCAGAATTCAATTGCCAGAAGGATTTGAATATACCGTGGCCGAAGTGGGCAACGGGTCGACCAAGGCTCAAGCCGGAATTACGTTAAACCTGTCTAATAGCTATGGGCAATTTAATATTCTTCACATGAATCAGGATGGAGTGATCAGAAACTGA
- a CDS encoding YnfA family protein — MNTMYWYAGAALAEISGCFAFWAWLRLGRSGWWTVPGMVSLIVFALLLARTEAAFAGRAYAAYGGVYIAASLLWLWGVEQIQPDRWDWLGAGLCLAGAAVILWGPRPA; from the coding sequence ATGAATACCATGTATTGGTATGCCGGCGCCGCGCTGGCGGAAATCAGCGGGTGTTTTGCTTTTTGGGCCTGGTTACGACTGGGGCGATCGGGGTGGTGGACGGTGCCCGGCATGGTGAGTCTGATTGTGTTCGCCCTGTTGCTAGCCCGAACGGAAGCTGCATTTGCGGGTCGAGCCTATGCCGCATACGGCGGAGTATATATCGCGGCCTCTCTCTTATGGCTCTGGGGTGTTGAACAGATCCAACCGGATCGTTGGGATTGGCTCGGGGCCGGGCTGTGTCTTGCCGGAGCGGCAGTGATTCTTTGGGGCCCTCGTCCCGCTTAA
- a CDS encoding MFS transporter yields MVDPVTSLKSSHSDRPRIPTSIWALGLVSLCMDMSSELIHSLLPVYMVTVLGASLLSVGIIEGFAEATALLTKMFSGVLSDYWGKRKRLTVIGYGLAAVTKPLFPLAPSLTTVFLARFLDRVGKGIRGAPRDALIGELAPPNLRGTCYGLRQSLDTVGASLGPLMAMGLMVLLANDIRAVLWVAVIPAVLAVVLLIVGVQESPSTQPEGMPRTIIRLGNLRRIGPAYWWIVVCGALLTLARFSEAFLVLRAEHLGLSLTFIPLVMVVMSVTYAASAYPAGRMADKMSRRPLLIAGCLFLMVADVILALAGDVVVVMIGVAFWGIHMGLTQGLLATLIAEASQPELRGSAFGFFSFVCGGALLCASVLAGFLWDQFGSSATFLCGAVLTAVAMLGFVLHNPDTLHSKGG; encoded by the coding sequence ATGGTTGATCCTGTAACTTCTCTCAAATCTTCTCATTCCGATCGACCACGAATCCCGACAAGTATTTGGGCGCTGGGCCTGGTGAGTTTGTGTATGGATATGTCGTCCGAGCTGATTCACAGCTTGCTCCCGGTCTATATGGTGACGGTGCTTGGAGCCAGTCTGTTGTCGGTTGGCATCATTGAGGGATTTGCTGAAGCCACGGCCTTACTGACCAAAATGTTCTCCGGCGTGCTAAGTGATTATTGGGGCAAACGCAAGCGGCTGACAGTGATTGGCTATGGCCTGGCAGCGGTCACGAAGCCGTTATTTCCGCTAGCTCCCAGTCTGACTACCGTGTTTCTCGCGCGGTTTCTGGATCGCGTAGGGAAGGGCATCCGTGGGGCCCCGCGTGATGCGCTGATTGGAGAGTTGGCGCCGCCGAATTTGCGCGGGACCTGTTACGGGCTTCGCCAATCGCTCGATACCGTCGGCGCATCCCTTGGGCCGTTGATGGCCATGGGGTTGATGGTTCTGCTCGCGAATGATATCCGAGCCGTATTGTGGGTTGCCGTGATCCCGGCGGTATTGGCCGTGGTCCTTCTTATTGTCGGTGTCCAGGAGTCCCCATCCACTCAGCCTGAGGGAATGCCTCGAACGATTATTCGGTTGGGTAATCTGCGGAGGATTGGTCCGGCCTACTGGTGGATTGTTGTGTGTGGAGCACTGTTAACCCTGGCGAGGTTTAGCGAAGCGTTCCTTGTTTTACGGGCAGAACATCTCGGGTTATCGTTGACATTTATTCCTCTGGTAATGGTCGTGATGAGCGTGACCTATGCCGCGTCGGCTTATCCGGCTGGCAGGATGGCGGATAAGATGAGTCGCCGCCCGTTGTTAATCGCAGGATGCCTGTTCTTAATGGTGGCTGATGTGATTCTTGCCCTTGCCGGCGATGTGGTCGTGGTGATGATTGGTGTCGCGTTCTGGGGCATTCATATGGGCCTCACGCAAGGCCTCCTGGCTACCCTCATTGCGGAGGCTTCACAGCCTGAACTTCGCGGAAGCGCCTTCGGATTTTTCAGTTTCGTGTGCGGCGGGGCACTCCTCTGTGCGAGTGTGCTGGCTGGATTTCTCTGGGACCAGTTCGGTTCTTCCGCCACTTTTCTGTGTGGAGCGGTGTTGACGGCTGTCGCAATGCTCGGGTTTGTTCTCCATAACCCGGATACCCTTCATTCGAAGGGAGGGTAA
- a CDS encoding ATP-grasp domain-containing protein, with protein sequence MTLIISTLGGSDMTHIFVHDPVALAKNLPLEMRTPNFRAYDQRALVMARRHDVVCMTRSKIDPSYMGFLYELGVGPELGNIIEIEPGPVSGECLENDLFCPSVDSLHRICERISPKNHVVLNPDGVSQKGYVMAQALENILGKTVKFMGGNPEVTFAANLKHVGYQKAQELGIPVARGEIVEWSDGQAKNVAMLRSAIRRYVTETGRVIIRSAEGRGGSGIFLVEDNAESERQALELISRRPLSPVYLVQVLYEVAFSPNILVDVQPDGGAVNVVGISDQRLNLHLGHIGNVFPSGAHMLNDMSRAAEVLGRWLQEDGFTGLVGFDFVEHADLRTGRKRWFLAEINARWNASVYPTFLMAHLNVRQIDRGFPVIGAFFSMLARIQTVSFPEFRHAFDARLFNPRTGRGMIPYGFCQQQMCCNMVFLGPSRLDVEAMHEECVAQLS encoded by the coding sequence ATGACACTTATTATTTCCACCCTCGGCGGGTCTGATATGACGCACATTTTTGTGCATGATCCGGTTGCACTCGCAAAGAATCTTCCCTTGGAGATGCGTACTCCCAATTTCCGTGCCTACGATCAACGGGCGCTCGTCATGGCCAGGCGGCACGATGTGGTCTGTATGACAAGAAGTAAGATTGACCCATCCTATATGGGATTTCTGTACGAGTTGGGTGTCGGGCCGGAACTGGGAAATATTATTGAAATTGAGCCCGGCCCCGTATCTGGCGAATGCCTGGAAAATGATCTCTTCTGCCCCTCTGTCGACTCCTTGCACAGAATCTGTGAGCGGATCTCACCCAAAAACCATGTTGTTCTGAATCCGGATGGAGTGTCGCAGAAGGGGTATGTGATGGCCCAAGCGTTGGAGAACATCCTTGGCAAGACCGTGAAGTTCATGGGCGGCAATCCTGAAGTGACCTTTGCGGCGAATCTCAAACACGTGGGGTATCAAAAGGCTCAGGAACTTGGTATTCCGGTTGCCCGGGGCGAAATTGTTGAGTGGTCTGATGGCCAAGCCAAGAATGTGGCTATGCTTCGATCGGCAATTCGTCGTTACGTTACTGAGACGGGCCGGGTGATTATTCGATCCGCCGAAGGAAGGGGCGGGTCCGGGATCTTCCTTGTCGAGGATAATGCCGAAAGCGAGCGACAGGCATTGGAGCTCATCTCTCGAAGGCCCTTATCACCGGTCTATCTCGTGCAGGTATTGTATGAGGTCGCCTTCTCCCCCAATATTCTTGTCGATGTCCAGCCTGATGGGGGGGCGGTGAACGTGGTCGGGATATCCGATCAGCGCTTGAATCTTCATCTGGGGCATATTGGAAATGTCTTTCCCTCCGGAGCACACATGCTGAATGACATGAGTCGAGCTGCTGAAGTATTGGGACGATGGCTGCAGGAAGATGGCTTCACAGGATTGGTCGGTTTTGATTTTGTGGAACATGCGGATCTCCGTACCGGAAGAAAAAGGTGGTTTCTTGCAGAAATTAACGCCAGGTGGAATGCATCCGTCTATCCAACTTTTTTGATGGCGCATCTCAATGTGCGTCAAATTGACCGCGGTTTCCCGGTGATTGGGGCTTTCTTTTCGATGCTTGCCAGAATTCAGACCGTGTCTTTTCCAGAGTTTCGCCATGCGTTTGACGCAAGGCTGTTCAATCCTCGCACTGGCCGGGGGATGATTCCCTATGGTTTCTGCCAACAGCAGATGTGCTGTAACATGGTATTCTTGGGACCCTCAAGACTTGACGTGGAAGCCATGCATGAGGAGTGTGTTGCGCAATTATCATAG